In a genomic window of Wyeomyia smithii strain HCP4-BCI-WySm-NY-G18 chromosome 1, ASM2978416v1, whole genome shotgun sequence:
- the LOC129732455 gene encoding beta-mannosidase-like has protein sequence MMKRLVILIAIISLKNAKVLSFSEINLNSSWRIENSNGTIRLTNISLPSGIYSALEEARVIKSIYDFKNDLSTKWVARENWTYLLNIPCTKQQHDYDHVILSLHGVDTFSLVYLNDELLGETNNMFVRYRYDVTTLLRKECPSEVRLRIEIRSAVAEAAALSARYQQLKVVPECPPEVYHGECHMNLIRKMQASFSWDWGLAAPSMGLWKPVRLEYYNSAKLSDVTFALTEVGDYWHIRLGVYLETGTLSKPVEGTLSFSILGLTGLAEQTITVEEDSAENGELLVENTLKVPKQSVERWWPNGHGLQKLYELRVQWEDEILTSPQKPTEKIIRIGFRSIELVQDKTNDGLTFYFMVNNVPIFMKGSNWITSSILPEKSYDEDYVKYLLTSAKSTHMNMLRVWGGGVYESDLFYQLADELGILIWHDLMFACSMYPANEEFLNNVATEVRQNVKRIQYHPSVALWATNNENEVALRQNWYGTQINQEAYIEEYKQLYVNVIQAEILKIDKWRTVLISSPSNGDLSVAQNNIADNPQDPRYGDVHYYNYEDDGWDPNIYSGGRFISEYGYQSFPAFSSWPTVSLTPEELTDLINHRQHSPLGNDPILLMIEKNLPLPLIDSPDYLRNIIYLSQVSQAMIVKTETEVYRSKRIEQGTMGALYWQLNDVWIAPSWSSIEYGGKYKILHYWMKKIFTENHIVASINRNKWMDLYLIRDALGVDEQWTIRMYLHSWSSFQPVHEVLFDSIMVPENTVVKIDSFNIHSYLSRFNANPADHLVQFELLSQNGTKLSENFLLLDKIKNASQSPRPSIKISIVAMKCSVITNKATYSIKVDVTSPAIFLYMELAPKSDSLKQCHFSNNGFLQFTPSVSVQLECADLGCKSNLHASDINVMAVNQM, from the exons ATGATGAAGCGTTTAGTGATTCTAATAGCCATAATTTCACTGAAAAATGCGAAGGTACTAAGCTTTAGTGAAATAAATCTTAACAGTTCGTGGCGTATCGAAAATTCCAATGGAA CAATACGGCTTACCAATATATCTTTGCCGTCTGGAATCTACAGTGCATTGGAAGAGGCCCGGGTCATTAAATCAATTTACGATTTTAAAAACGACCTCAGCACAAAATGGGTAGCACGTGAAAACTGGACCTACCTTCTGAATATACCGTGTACAAAACAACAGCATGACTATGATCACGTTATACTTTCCTTGCACGGAGTAGATACCTTTTCACTGGTGTACCTAAACGACGAGCTTTTAGGAGAAACGAACAACATGTTCGTCCGCTACCGGTACGATGTTACAACTCTGTTACGCAAAGAG TGTCCATCAGAGGTTCGTCTACGCATTGAAATTCGCTCTGCAGTAGCCGAAGCAGCGGCTTTGTCAGCCCGCTATCAACAACTAAAAGTGGTTCCCGAGTGTCCTCCCGAGGTCTACCACGGTGAGTGCCACATGAATTTGATTCGCAAAATGCAAGCCAGCTTTTCCTGGGATTGGGGTTTAGCAGCCCCATCGATGGGTCTATGGAAGCCAGTTCGATTGGAGTATTACAACTCTGCTAAGCTGAGTGATGTAACGTTTGCCCTGACAGAAGTAGGAGATTACTGGCATATTCGCCTCGGAGTTTATTTGGAAACAGGTACTCTTAGTAAACCAGTTGAGGGCACGTTGAGTTTTAGTATACT AGGATTGACTGGCTTGGCAGAACAAACGATCACAGTTGAAGAGGATAGTGCAGAGAACGGTGAATTGCTTGTAGAAAATACGTTGAAGGTACCTAAGCAATCGGTTGAACGCTGGTGGCCTAACGGGCATGGCTTACAAAAACTTTACGAACTTCGTGTGCAATGGGAGGATGAAATACTAACCAGCCCTCAAAAACCGACAGAGAAGATTATTCGTATAGGTTTTCGAAGCATAGAACTTGTGCAGGATAAGACCAACGATGGGTTGACATTCTATTTTATGGTCAATAATGTCCCGATATTCATGAAAGGATCGAACTGGATAACGTCTTCTATTTTACCGGAAAAATCCTACGACGAAGACTATG TAAAATATTTACTTACTTCCGCAAAAAGTACTCATATGAACATGCTTCGCGTGTGGGGTGGAGGTGTCTACGAAAGCGATCTCTTCTACCAATTGGCTGATGAATTAGGAATTCTTATTTGGCATGATCTAATGTTCGCGTGTTCTATGTATCCAGCGAACGAAGAATTTCTGAACAACGTTGCAACAGAAGTACGACAAAATGTAAAGCGCATACAGTATCATCCGAGTGTAGCTCTGTGGGCTACCAACAACGAGAATGAAGTTGCTCTGCGGCAAAATTGGTATGGAACTCAAATTAATCAAGAAGCCTACATCGAAGAATACAAGCAACTGTATGTCAACGTTATCCAAGCAGAAATTCTCAAAATAGATAAATGGCGAACGGTGCTAATATCATCACCGTCGAATGGAGATTTATCAGTTGCCCAAAACAATATTGCAGATAATCCACAAGATCCGCGATATGGAGACG TTCATTATTATAATTATGAAGATGACGGTTGGGATCCCAACATCTACTCCGGAGGTCGATTTATATCTGAATACGGATACCAATCATTTCCAGCATTTTCGAGTTGGCCTACTGTAAGTCTAACTCCTGAAGAACTGACTGATTTAATTAATCACCGGCAGCACAGCCCGTTGGGTAACGATCCAATTCTACTGATGATCGAAAAAAATCTTCCATTACCATTGATTGATTCACCGGATTACTTGCGTAACATCATATATCTTAGCCAAGTATCACAGGCTATGATCGTGAAAACTGAAACCGAAGTCTATCGGTCGAAACGAATCGAACAGGGTACAATGGGAGCACTCTACTGGCAGCTCAACGATGTATGGATAGCTCCGTCATGGTCGAGTATTGAATACGGCGGAAAGTACAAAATTCTCCACTActggatgaaaaaaatattcacggaAAACCACATTGTCGCTAGTATCAATCGCAATAAATGGATGGATTTATACCTGATCCGCGATGCATTGGGAGTGGATGAGCAGTGGACTATACGCATGTATCTTCATAGCTGGTCAAGTTTCCAACCTGTCCATGAAGTGCTGTTCGATTCAATCATGGTGCCGGAGAACACTGTCGTTAAAATTGACAGTTTCAACATCCATAGTTATCTGAGCCGTTTCAATGCAAACCCAGCGGATCATCTCGTGCAATTTGAGCTGCTGTCGCAAAACGGAACTAAACTGTCAGAAAATTTTTTACTTCTCGATAAAATTAAAAACGCCTCTCAAAGTCCACGTCCATCGATAaaaatttctattgtcgctATGAAATGTAGTGTGATAACTAACAAAGCTACGTATAGTATCAAGGTAGACGTCACTTCCCCGGCTATTTTCTTGTACATGGAGCTAGCGCCAAAAAGTGACAGTTTAAAACAATGCCACTTTTCAAACAACGGTTTCCTACAATTTACTCCCTCAGTATCCGTTCAGTTGGAGTGTGCAGATCTTGGTTGCAAATCAAACCTGCATGCATCTGATATCAACGTTATGGCAGTAAATCAAATGTAA